TGTCCTCACAATGCAAGGAGAGGAGGGCTTTTAGAGAAAAGAAAGTGTTGCTTACTGGATTGCTTTGCTCATGCAGTGTTTCTTCCAATTCAGGTTCTGTATCAAGGCTTACAGTTTCAATGCACTCGGTGGGCTTGTCTTCAGTTGTGTCTTCACTGGAAGGCAGGCTGGAAGGCAGGCCTTCAACGAGATTTTCAGTCAAAGGGTTTTCATTAATGACTGTGTCTCCTTCCTTTCCATTACTAACATTCTGAGTGACCTGTCCATGCTGATCTTGTGAAGACTCAGGCAAGATCTCAGCTTCTACGAGGTGTGGTACTGATTCATGAGGCAATACCTCATTGTTGGGCATCTCCATTACTTCAGGTTTTTCTTCAGGTGGGGCGCCATCAGATACATCTTCAGACATTTTCAGTTCTGAATATAGAAAGCAAAGTCTTCTAGGTACCATAAACATTTCAGTGTTTGTTATAAAATACACAGTGTTTACCATATGCTACTGCTGAAAAACAATACAACCTTGATGTAAGATCTCCAAAAGCATGGAGCATGGAGCCCTGTGGCATGCTGGCACTGGCATCAGGATAATACTGTAACTCCACTCACTCTGCAGGATCCCACTCAAATACAAAGAGCAGCCTTACTGCTTTCCAAAATATGGTTTAGTGAGAGTGAAAGGATATTAATTTGTCTGGAGTAGTCAAATGTAGGAGTTTCCACATGGCTAATTTCTAAATTCACTATCAGGTGTGTATGAAAGACCattgcagaagaaaataatccAAGCTGCAAAGTCAAGCAGCTCTTGCTCTCCCTTTCATGGCTGAGACATACACAGGGTTCCTACAGCCTGCTGACTGACTGCCAGAGGGGAGGATAACTCTCTGTACCTACAACTGTGGTGACATTGATGTGATTGAGAAGGGGCATAATCCGTGAACATGACAGGCCATGGGCCCTAGAGCCATTTCACAGCCATAGCACAGAGTCACTGCTCACACTGTTTCTGTATCACTTGTCCCAAAGTCTTGCTCTTTGGGGAGTGCAACACTTCTCACCATCTCCTAAAATTCCAGCTGTGTGATTAAACTTCAATTTTGAAGCCAAGGTAAACTTGTATGAGGTagttaatgattttttttttaagttatgaACCAGTTTGGTCTTACTTATTCCTTATCTTCCAATGTAATTTTGGAGGTATTTTCCACCATTGTGCAGTCATcaggctgaggatgctgatGGGTAAAGATAAAGTCACAGAGTAAACTCTGCAGCTGATTAAGTGGCACTGCCAGAGTCCAAAAGGACTGCTGGTCTGTCATTACTATAATTTAAGTGTTGGTAACAACAGTGTACCTGGCACTCAGAAGACAATCCTTGACAGAGAGCTTGCAAAATGTTGAGTTGCATGGCATAAAAAGACTTGTACAGTCCTCTCTGTAGATGCTGCCTTTTCATTGACTCTCATATTAATTAAATATGGCTCAAAGGTTTGCATCAGTCAGGAAGAATGGAGATTGTAGGAGAGACTAAGaacagggggggaaaaaggcaaaaagcaaaacataacTGGGATTTAGGAGAAATCTGCCTAAGAAGCATGTATTTAAATTAGTATATTTTATTAAAGTTTATAGAACTGTCTACATCTATAGCTTTAGTAGCCTGTTTATCTAATGTGAATGGAGCTCACTTCTATTAATAGTTCCATGAGTAGCACTTTGGACCAGTGAACAAAAAACATAAGTAAAAAAGTAAGCACTTGCTATCACTTGTATTACTTCAGCTTACACTGTAGCTTAATTATCTTCAGAAAACATGAATTCTGAAGTCAGAATCTTTGCATTTGACAGCTTaccattaaaaatacagcaaatattATAAAATGCTTTATTGTAGGGAAGTAGTGCTATTGTTGTAACAGTACTCACTGTGTGATGGACAGCATCACCTGAGgaaaatttttgtatttgtaagtCAAATTCCATCATAAGAGATGAGGATCCTCTATTAAAACCTGTAAAACCTTTACACACATACTTCATAATTTTGAATGGGCATTAGCTCTGAGTAAGCCCAGCACTCTTTAAAGGATGACACAGACGTGCACATGGATTTTTGCACTGCTGGATCATCTTTGGGTACCACTGGGGCCAcggtccctgcagctgcctgctgaaCCTTTCTTCCAGGAGCACGGCACGTAACCGCGAATTACCGCGTCTGGCAGAACACATGAGCCGGGCTGCACCCGGGGCCAGCGTCATTCAACCTCTCATCCGTGAGACTGTCCTGATCCAAATCAGCTCGGACAGCTCCGCCCAAAGGGAATTACTCTACGGGGAGTTTGTGAGGGAGATGCTAAGGCCAGCCCGGACCGGTGGCGGGGGAGAGCCCGGCCCGCAGCGCCCAGCCGCGCTGAGGGGGCCGGCGGTGGCCACACCTGCCGAGCCTGTCTGAGGAGTTTCATCTCCCCTGgaaagcacagcccagctgccgCCGGGCGCTTTGGGCACGAATCACCGTCCCCGAGCGGGAGGGAGGAATAACTTTTTTGGCGACGGCACCTTGCTCCCCTCTCGCTCGACGCCCGCTATCCCTCCTCCACCGCGGGCCGCTGCGGGCACGGCGAGCGCAGGCGAACACCCCAggcagctccccctgccccgctgccctctGCCCCTGCACCAGGCGGGGCAGGAGCAGCGGGGGCGCCGCTCCCGCAAGCCCGTAGCGGCCACAACTTCCcgcttctccttttcctttttccccttttcgAAACTCCCCTCTGGGACAGAGCTGTGTGGCGCAGCCAGTGTCAAAAGCggcagaaaatgcagaaatcgCCGCGCTCCTTACCGCTCAGCAGTGCCCCGACCGGCGCGCCCCCggctccttcccttccccgcCCCGCCACGTCGGCAGTAGCGGGGGGAGGAGGCAGAGCGGGCCCGGCAGCCCGGGCCGGCCCCAGGGCGGGAGGGCTGGCTTTTGTCCCTCGCTCTTCTTCCGGCTGTGTGAGGTGGCCGCCTGCTGTAAAGTGTTAGCGTCATGCCGCTGCCGAGCCTTTCCCGGGCTTCAGGCTTCTCTGACCCAGCGCGGGGAGCCGCCCCGGCCGCCATGCTCGCCCCTCACGGCCCTCGGCGCGGGGGacgcggcggggcccggcgggaCCCCGCTGGAAGCGCCGGCCGGAGCGTCGGGCGCGGCTTCAGCAGCGCTTCCCTCAGGGCCGGCGCCACCCCCGCGTCCGGGATGAGGCGGAAAAGGGGTgaatttcatagaatcatagaatgtgCTGAGTTGGAGGGGACCTATCGGGATCAacgagtccaactcctggccctgtgcaggacaccccaagaatcacaccacgTGCCCGAGAGCATTGTCTCTAAACGCTTCCTGGATTCAGATAAGCTCGGCGATGTGGCTACTTCGCTGGGAAACCGGTTCAGTGCTCACCCGTCCTCTGAGAGGAAAAGTCCAAATTAATCTAGTTGCTGAGCTGgcataaaactttttttttttcttttaagaaagtAATCATTCCTCAAAGTGAGCACTTACTGACCCGTGGGGTTGCGGAACTGAACGGAGATGCAGCGTTTCAGACGCCGCTCGGCACCTCCTATCGCTGTGTTTGCGGGAAATCCCCTGACAGAAGCCGGcggtgtgtgcacacatttccAGTCGGTGAAACACTTGGTTGAGCAAAGGGGTTGCAGGCTGTCTCCAACAGCCTGTGGTTCTTGTTTCTGTGTAATTCCTCATACCCGTTCCTCTTTTTGCGACCTCATTTTAAAGCGAAGCATGGCCTTTACAGTGGTGAAAGGCAACACAGCACCATTTCTATCACTAGTCTGCCAGCGAGAGAAGTTACTTTTGACACAGAAGGCAAACCAGCCCATCGTGAGCCACTGAGGAGAGCTGCTCCAAGAGGTCACATGAAATCATACAGTATTACTGTAAGGCTCATCAGCAGTATAGCAGTGAATTTTCCATATTCTGTTGCTTACTACCTGTCCTATCTTTCAATTTCATTTTTGGATGACCTCTTTTCACCTGAGGctgagaaattaaatataatctACAGAATAAGCCTTAAagtgaaaaagtaattttttagattatttcctctgcttcctgaataattgaaatattaaataatgaaaGTGTAATGATATGCTAACCCAGAAAGGTAGGTTATAGTGTGGCAGTTCTGTATTTAGATCTCAGCTATGGTGGAATTTCTGACCAACATTATACAGAAATAGAGAGACTGGTTTATATCTTTGCCAGGACAATAACCCTGTGTTTGGGCTTTCAGTGCCAAAGTCACCACtctgttttaattaaagaaaaaaatccaaaccaaattCCACTCAGTGTTTCCATGTTCACTGTTTAACCCAATGACAACACTGCTGGAGTAGGAGAGAGATTATTATTCCATTCCtattaaatggaaattaaacTAAGACAAATGGTACTTTTATAAACCAGCCTTGATAAGAGTCTGACAACTAAATTGGTGCAGCAAAATGGACAAAAAATTACAGTAATGCATAGAGACTTATTCAAAAGAAGTACttattttcatattaatttAATGAAGGTAGAAAGTAGTAAAAAGATTCATATTTCTCCTGTTTAATATATTGCAAAGCATAAAAATGTAAAGTTCAATAATAATAGAATAGTGGAGATATTACAGTAATGTTGTATGTGAAAAATACatccagagaaaagcaaatgcCATTTCACAAGCTGTCAGTAGATGGCACAAACATGTATATAAAAATTTGGGCGTTCCTAAGTATTGTTACTCAGTAGGATAGAGTTACAGgaagtttcttttgtttttttttattttcctgagaacattttctgcttttttggaCAGCCGGGATTTCTGGTgagaaaagttttaattttgttgACTTTGTGCTGTTGCTAGTTAGCTGTAATTGTTTTATATTATGTATCTTATTTGTAAATGAGCCTTGTTTTTTGTAGCAAGTGTACGATGTTCTTTCCAAGTGTATGGGTAAGGAACGATGGTGAGGTTGCTTGTGTTCGGAATACTTATCCAAAAAACCTGTCCAAGTAGCAGTCTCTCATTATTAGCACTACACCCATAGTTAAGGGGGGCAGAGTGATGGCAGTAGTTTATCCTGATTTTTCTACAGTTCAGGAACTGGGTCTAACCTGATGGTGTGTTTCATCCTTGTGAAAGGCATTTTTGTAGCATTAGTTTTTTGCTATGTTGGTAACCTGCGAAGTGCATGTCTTAATACTGAATTGTCTCAGCTATATGCATTCTCTTTATTTCTTATATGGAAGTTTAGTCAGTTTCTACCAGTTTTACATTGGAAAAACTCTtaaaacctcattttttttctctccccttgcTCTTTAAACAACAGGACACTTTCTTGCCATGCTCTTGGCTTGCCTAGCCTTCTGGATTGCTTTTCTTGATTACTTTTATCACGTTTGAAGACATGAGGATACTTCTGAATTAAAAGTGATATGACTAAGAAGGATAATTTCTACAGTATTAGCCTCCAATCACAGGTTATATGTTATAAAAGTTTTTACTTGTGTTGCTTCATATGATATTCCAAAGAAATTTTGAAGGTACTCATAAATAATTTGACTGAATGCTAGGATatatgaaagagaaggaaaataaagcacatGTAGAAGAATCAGATCCTTTTTCATCTGGTCCATGGATATTACTGAAATTTTATCCAAAGAAGGAATAATGATTTAAAGgtagatttttttcagttttctcttgAAGCTATGTATTTTGGTTAGTTATAAACACATTAGTAAAGTTGCCCAAACAATCAGAAGAACAGAACTGAATATGCCCAAATGCATTTTCGGGGCTGTGATGCATATAATTTTTCCAAATGAGAATTTggaaaaaggctggaaaagtTTTGCCATATTGCCCCACTATTTCTAGATGATTTCCAAGCTTAGTTTCATGCGTTCTTTACTAAAGAACTCAGTGGacttttttttggtgtggtttttgtttggtttttttgtttgtttgtttgtttgtttgttagaTGAAATAGAACATGTATTTTACCCCAGTAATTCTGAGAAAGCTTATGGAATAGTTAATGGCACAGTGAATGTAGTCCTTGAAGTTGTAAATCAGTCTCTCAGGTGGTAGCTACTGTCTCATTGTAGAgtcattagaaataaaaaatcacaAGTTAACCCCTTCAATATCAAGGGAAAGGTAAAGGCCGCTGCAGTCATTAAAAAGTACTGTGGGAAACCTCAGGCAACATTATGATTTAAAATTaatgggagggaaggggaaagaagaggaaataaaaagatatTAGAAATCtggaaaacagcttttaatAAGATTTACACATGTAAAATTGTTAACCAAGTTCTTACCAGTTCCTCTTTTAGAGGAGCCGTATAATGGATTTATGCAATAGCTAAAAGGAGATTTAAGACAATATTCTCAATGGCTGATTTAAACAAAGGGAGGCTGGCTCTCCTAAACTCCTacattcagaaagaaaaagtgaCCTCTAATCGGGAAAACCAAAGCAAGGACACAGttatgatttttccttttaaagtcTGTTTAAATAAACTTCTCTTTCACAACAGAGATGTTTGAGGTCAGTGTCCTTAGATCAGGGCTGGATTTTGTGCTCAGAGGTTCTACATCTATTTTTGTGTATATTTTTGTGTAGCCTGCAAATATTCCCAGTGTGTGTCTGGTGTTCTCTTTGTACGCTTGTCAGACCAAATGTGACCACCCCACTTTCAGAGTCTAAATTAAAGGAAATGTTTAAGCTCAGACAAGAAGTGAACCCTTCTATGGGCTTTCCCAGGGCATAAATATAGATCATTCTACCCTCACCATCATTTCCCTAGTTAAAAGAAGCACTGATGATCCAGTCTCAGCTATCTGAAGACACTCAGCTTTTGATTCAGGCTCTTAAACCTCCGTGCTATGTTTCAGTTCAAGTGTTACTGTCAAAAgtccattttaaaataatgtaaataaaaatttcagtgGTCTGTGAATAAAGAATGTCTCTCCCGAATGATTGtagaaaataattgctttttgaATCAAACGGAAAAATGAGAAGTTGGAACCTGAGAAAAATCTCTCTCTCTGATGGTTCCTGCACAGCTACTTAATAATACAATCTGTTTTTTGCTTGTGTTTCTTTAATTTCCACAGGATTGGAACAAAAATGGACAGTTAAGAAAAGTATTGAGCGCCtgcaaggaaagagaaaacagtatGACACTAAATATGAGCTTTCTCAGAAACGTTTTTCTGTATAAGTGTCTGTTTGCATTAACTTTTTGGAACCATGTCAGCCTGTCTGTGGAAGATGAACTCTTTACATCTGTTTCTAAAAATTTTCCAGAAGATGTTTCTAACCAAAAAATCACGAGCCTGCCACTCCTGTATACAAAGAGTCATCAGTCCGAAACTGATGGTGATTGGGTTGTGATACAAAATACTACAGAAAGCCTGTCATTGTCAGAAATcgaaaacaaaaatgtaaaaaagttGATAGCTTTATTATCTAATTTCAGACAAGGATCCAAGTTACAAAATCTGACACTGACAAATGTGTCAGTGAGCTGGAAGGATCTCATGGAAATGTTTCAGACTGTATGGCACTCATCCGTTGAATACTTCAATATTAACAATGTAACACAGCAGTTAGACGTTGAATATTATAACTTTGACTATTCAGGTACTTCCATGAAAGCATTGACaatgaaggaaattaaaatcacagacATGTACTTTTCACAGGATAACCTATACAAAATATTTGCAGACATGAATATTAGAGAGATGACAATAGCTGATTCAGAGATGATTCATATGCTTTGTCCTTCACGTAAGAGTTCCTTTAGATAcctaaattttttaaagaatgatttaacagattttctttttcaaaaatgtgACAACCTAGCTCAGCTGGAGACATTAATCTTGCAGAAGAACAAATTTGAGAGCCTTCGCAAAGTAAGCTTCATGACGAGCCGTATGAAATCCCTGACATACCTGGACATGAGCAACAACCTGCTGCGCCACGATGGAGCTGGCGTGCAGTGCCAGTGGGCCGAGTctctggcagagctggaccTGTCCTCCAATCAGTTGGTGGATGCTGTGTTTGAGTGCTTGCCAGCCAATGTCCAAAAACTCAGCCTACAAAACAATCAcatcagcaatgtccccagcAGGGTGGCGGAGCTGAAATCCTTGCAGGAGCTGAACCTGGCATCGAACAGGCTGGCCGACCTGCCGGGCTGCGGCAGCTTCACGTCCCTGCAGTTCCTGAACGTGGAGATGAATTCGATCCTCACCCCGTCTGCCGACTTCTTCCAGAGCTGCCCGAGggtcagggagctgcaggccGGGCACAACCCGTTCCAGTGTTCCTGTGAGCTGCAAGCCTTTATCCAGCTGGAGAGGCGCTCCGGGGGGAAGCTGTTTGGCTGGCCGGCGGCCTACGTGTGCGAGTACCCAGAGGGCTTGCGAGGGACAGAGCTCAAGGACTTCCACCTGAGCCCGCTGGCTTGCAACACGACgctgctgctggtgacagctctgctgctgaccctgctgctggtggctgcgGTGGCCTTCCTGTGCATCTACCTGGATGTGCCGTGGTACGTGCGGATGACCTGGCAGTGGACGCAGACGAAGCGCAGAGCTTGGCACACCCCCCCCGCAGATCAGGAGGCCATTCTGCAATTCCACGCGTTCATTTCCTACAGCGAGCGCGATTCGCTGTGGGTGAAGAACGAGCTGATCCCAAACCTGGAGAGGGGGGAGGGCAGCGTGCAACTGTGCCAGCACGAGAGAAACTTT
This sequence is a window from Melospiza georgiana isolate bMelGeo1 chromosome 5, bMelGeo1.pri, whole genome shotgun sequence. Protein-coding genes within it:
- the LOC131083700 gene encoding toll-like receptor 1, whose translation is MTLNMSFLRNVFLYKCLFALTFWNHVSLSVEDELFTSVSKNFPEDVSNQKITSLPLLYTKSHQSETDGDWVVIQNTTESLSLSEIENKNVKKLIALLSNFRQGSKLQNLTLTNVSVSWKDLMEMFQTVWHSSVEYFNINNVTQQLDVEYYNFDYSGTSMKALTMKEIKITDMYFSQDNLYKIFADMNIREMTIADSEMIHMLCPSRKSSFRYLNFLKNDLTDFLFQKCDNLAQLETLILQKNKFESLRKVSFMTSRMKSLTYLDMSNNLLRHDGAGVQCQWAESLAELDLSSNQLVDAVFECLPANVQKLSLQNNHISNVPSRVAELKSLQELNLASNRLADLPGCGSFTSLQFLNVEMNSILTPSADFFQSCPRVRELQAGHNPFQCSCELQAFIQLERRSGGKLFGWPAAYVCEYPEGLRGTELKDFHLSPLACNTTLLLVTALLLTLLLVAAVAFLCIYLDVPWYVRMTWQWTQTKRRAWHTPPADQEAILQFHAFISYSERDSLWVKNELIPNLERGEGSVQLCQHERNFIPGKSIVENIINCIEKSYRSIFVLSPNFVQSEWCHYELYFAHHKLFSEKSNSLILILLEPIPPYLIPARYHKLKALMAKRTYMEWPKERSKRPLFWANLRAAISINLPKADENLYEETD